One Rhodothermaceae bacterium genomic region harbors:
- a CDS encoding phosphoribosylaminoimidazolesuccinocarboxamide synthase has product MHTKAIENQLDKTLTGTDFTDLGTKYRGKVRDTYDQGDRLIMVTTDRISAFDRVLDQTIPFKGQVLNQLAAYFFDATRDIIANHIVSVPDPNVTIAHKCDPGKLEFVVRGYLVGHAWRTYRTGKRILCGKSLPDGLNENDKLPKPILTPTTKAQVGHDEDISRDEAIKQGLISADIFDQLEKTSLALFQRGTDLAAAQGLILVDTKYEFGKTPSGDWVLIDEVHTPDSSRYFYLETYEELLRQGKPQQQLSKEFVREWLMDQGFRGQEDQSAPALPDEFRTRVSERYIDLFEKVSGKPFAPDIHPEPEKRILSVLKS; this is encoded by the coding sequence ATGCATACCAAAGCAATCGAAAACCAACTTGATAAGACATTAACCGGGACAGATTTTACGGATCTAGGCACCAAGTATCGAGGTAAAGTGCGCGATACCTATGACCAAGGAGATCGCTTGATCATGGTGACCACCGATCGAATTTCGGCATTTGATCGAGTTCTCGATCAGACGATCCCATTCAAAGGCCAAGTGCTCAATCAGCTAGCCGCCTACTTCTTTGATGCAACTCGTGATATCATTGCTAATCATATTGTGAGTGTGCCGGATCCAAACGTCACTATTGCACACAAATGTGATCCGGGAAAGCTTGAATTTGTGGTAAGAGGTTATCTGGTTGGACATGCTTGGCGGACCTATCGCACCGGCAAACGGATACTCTGTGGGAAATCATTACCCGATGGGCTGAATGAAAACGATAAGCTTCCCAAACCGATTCTCACACCAACAACCAAGGCACAGGTTGGACACGACGAAGATATCAGCCGTGACGAGGCGATCAAACAGGGCTTAATCAGTGCAGATATATTTGACCAACTTGAAAAAACCTCGTTGGCATTGTTTCAGAGGGGTACAGACCTTGCAGCTGCTCAAGGACTGATCTTAGTTGACACCAAGTACGAATTTGGCAAAACCCCAAGTGGTGATTGGGTCTTGATTGATGAGGTTCATACCCCGGATTCCTCACGTTATTTTTACCTTGAGACCTACGAGGAACTCCTCCGGCAAGGCAAACCGCAACAACAACTCTCCAAAGAGTTTGTGCGTGAATGGTTAATGGATCAAGGTTTTCGTGGACAGGAAGACCAATCGGCCCCTGCCCTTCCTGATGAATTCCGTACTCGGGTATCCGAACGCTACATCGATCTCTTTGAGAAGGTATCGGGAAAACCATTCGCTCCAGATATCCATCCAGAGCCCGAGAAACGAATCCTGAGCGTACTTAAGAGTTAG
- a CDS encoding MoaD/ThiS family protein has translation MLSFKIQLYSVLKSKLKAESVDLETQPGITVSEFLDLACEQYPAMAPYRSVMRLAVNQTYSRDSSIIQDGDEIAIITPVSGG, from the coding sequence ATGTTATCATTTAAGATTCAGCTCTATAGCGTCCTGAAATCAAAGCTCAAGGCAGAGTCCGTTGATCTGGAAACCCAACCGGGCATTACTGTGAGTGAGTTTCTTGATTTGGCATGTGAGCAGTATCCTGCAATGGCTCCATATCGGAGTGTGATGCGCTTGGCGGTAAATCAGACGTACTCCCGGGATTCAAGTATCATCCAGGATGGTGATGAAATCGCCATCATAACCCCGGTAAGTGGTGGCTGA
- a CDS encoding molybdenum cofactor biosynthesis protein MoaE: MAEDLRKRWIQLSREPIDITEAYQFLQTPVAGGLALFIGSTRQWTAGQETLSLTYEGYEPMALKEMHRLLDIAVNRWPIHRACLLHRLGEVPLAEASVLVGVATSHRPEAFEACRYLIDRLKVQVPIWKQEHLADGQKIWVQGTESPEPPNS, translated from the coding sequence GTGGCTGAAGATTTACGCAAACGATGGATACAGCTTTCACGAGAGCCTATTGATATCACTGAGGCATATCAATTCCTGCAAACTCCTGTAGCAGGAGGCCTTGCACTCTTTATTGGGTCCACACGGCAGTGGACAGCTGGACAGGAGACACTATCTCTGACTTACGAAGGTTACGAACCCATGGCACTTAAAGAGATGCACAGGCTGCTAGATATTGCCGTGAATCGTTGGCCGATCCATCGTGCGTGCCTGCTCCATCGACTTGGTGAAGTACCACTCGCTGAAGCCAGTGTACTGGTTGGAGTTGCCACGTCGCATCGCCCCGAAGCGTTCGAAGCCTGTCGTTACCTAATTGATCGACTTAAAGTACAGGTGCCGATCTGGAAACAGGAGCACCTCGCTGATGGGCAGAAAATCTGGGTGCAGGGCACCGAATCCCCCGAACCTCCTAACTCTTAA